AAAAGGAACAGGGGCTGGGACAGCAGAATCAGAGAGTGGGGATAGAGGCTGGGTTGCCTCTAGgccccctctgtcccctccccagcccaggtaACCTGAGCCTGGCATTTTGTCCGTCTTGGAACAGCTGACAGTGCTGTGGTCGGACAGCtggtggggctgggctggcctggctggggtgggagctTGGGCTGTTATATGAGACCCAGAGTCTGCATCTCTCtaccctgagctgggagctgtTGTCCCACCCGTCATTGTAGAGAGCTGTGGCACCATGCTCAGGGGCCCAGGGCTGCTgttcttcctgctgctgctggctgTCTGCTTGGGTGTGGACACAAGGGATCAAGAGCCTGAGGAGGACTGGAGTAGAGACCCAATGCCCAGGGGACAGAGGGTCTAGAGGGTTACTGAAGcctgcccccacacccagcaCCCTACTTCTCTGCATCACACCCTCTTgtggcttctccctctttctgccccatAGCCCCTGTACCCAGGTTCAGTGCTGTCTGTTGCAGGAGCTGAGGGCCGGAACCAGGAGGAACGTCTGCTCGGGGACCTGATGCACAGCTACAACCCCCACCTGAGGCCCGCTGAGCGCGATTCGGACGTGGTCAATGTCAGCCTGAAGCTCACACTCACCAACCTCATCTCCCTGGTGAGCCACAGGCCCGGAGGACAGTGGGGGAGATAAAGGCCCAGTGTACCTGGCCCCTGGGACCTGctagggagaggcaggggaaggactccacaggagggaggctggggggctAGAAATCTACCACGAGGGCTGCCCAAGAGGCTGGGGTCCTGTAGTGCCCAATGGGGGTCTAGAGGGACTAACATCTGGAGAGGGCAAGTGATAGGGGTTCAGCCTGCTGTTCTGTACCCGTAGAATGAGCGAGAGGAGGCCCTCACCACCAATGTCTGGATAGAGATGGTAAGAGACCACCCCACAGTCTTTTTCTATCGGGTCCCAGGGCCCTTAGAGCTACCtgccttcccccatcccctccctgcctcctctgacCCACATGGGCTAGGCTCCTATTCctggagggagcagagggtgaCTTGGCAGAGAGCAGGGCCTGGCAAGCCCACTCCCCCTGCAGCAGTGGTGTGATTATCGCCTGCGCTGGGACCCACAAGACTACGAAGGCCTATGGGTGCTGAGGGTACCGTCCACCATGGTGTGGAGGCCGGATATCGTGCTGGAGAACAAGTGAGGAGGGACgcaagcaggggttgggggggacaaAAGGACACAAGGGTAGGGCCCAGTACAAGGGGGCTCCGGGGAAAGGGCCGggtgagcagaaggtacagacgGGGAAATACTGGCAGGGGCAGGTGCCACCGGAGGCAGGGCCGGGCCAGCAGACCCAACCCCTGGCCTGGCTCCATCTCTTCCGTCCCGGGTCCTCTCTGGTGGGCCGCTGCTCTCCCTTGGCCGCGGGGATGAGGGCAGCTGCCACAGAAGCCATCAGGAGTGAATAGACATGGAGGGCTGCACTTGGGGTCACCTCCCACACTTGGCAAGAGCTGGGGAGATGTTAGTACCATTGTGACCAGGCCCTGGTGATGAGGGGACAGGCCGGAGGAAGCCCGGAggtgggtgaggtgggggggcCCTCTGGAATGAGGTGGTGGACCCTGTGGCCGCGAAGGGCTGCTGTCCCCAGGCCCCATCCATGCAGGGCAAGGGCTGGCCTGGGGCTGCCGGGGACGTGACCCCTCGCCCCAGCCCTGCGGCCCGGCCTGTGCACAGCGTGGACGGCGTGTTCGAGGTGGCCCTCTACTGCAACGTGCTGGTGTCTCCTGACGGATGTGTCTACTGGCTGCCACCGGCCATCTTCCGCTCATCCTGCCCGGTCTCTGTCACCTACTTCCCCTTCGACTGGCAGAACTGCTCCCTCGTCTTCCAGTGAGGCCATTTaccgggggcaggggtggtggggagggattCAGAGTGGCCCTAAGaggagcctggctggctggggGATGCTACGCATTCTCACCAGAGGCCCGACCCAGCTCTTGGGGGGCCTGTGTGCTTGTCATCTTCAGACACCTGAAGATGCCCACGTCCCTCCCTGCTAAGCCACAGTCTCCTTGCTCGTTCTCCTtcgctgcctcagtttccctgcctgtACCCCCAGAGGAGGAATTAATGACCGGGGTGGGTGGGCAAGAAGGCACACACTAGTGTCACCCCTCACCCCATGGAAAGGTGGAGGATGAATCAGTCTTCTTATCCagaaacggggtgggggggagaaggtCTGTTTGAGGGTTTTTCCCATAATTTAAAGAAGCGTTCTTTTCACAAGGagaccctcctttttttttttttttaagatttcatttatttgccagagtgagacacagcaagagagggaacataagcagggggagtgggagatggagaagcaggtttcctgccaagcagggagcccagtgaggggctctatcccaggacctgagctgaaggcagatgcttaatgactgagccacgcaggcgcccctctgggCTGCACTTTTGAAGGCAATACTGTCCACAGCTGCCCTTGGACGATCATCTGGGTGACCTCAGAGGTGGCTTTACCCACACTCGAATgtatcccccttccctccccatctcccaggtCCCAGACCTACAGCACCAATGAGATCAATCTGCAGCTCAGCCAGGAAGATGGCCAGACCATCGAGTGGATTTTTATCGACCCTGAGGCCTTCACAGGTAAACTCCCTCCCAGGATCCCTGCTGGACCTGGCCTCCAGGGAAGAACCAGACTAAGCTCAGATCCCCTTCCCTGTAACCCAAGGTGAAAACCACAGTAATccataaaaaattatctttaaaggcTCAACACAGTTCTTCTCTCCCAGTTTGGGTGGGAGGGGAATCATGTATCCAGGCTCCTTGGATGGTGCTCCTTTGGGCCTGCGCTGGCCACCCTGCAGCTAGGGGATGGGGGTTTCCCTCTCTGCACCCACCCTGGCCTGCTTCCCGCAGAGAATGGGGAGTGGGCCATCCGGCACCGGCCTGCCAAGATGCTGCTAGACGTGGAGGCaccagaggaggaggcaggccacCAGAAGGTCGTCTTCTACCTGCTGATCCAGCGCAAACCCCTCTTCTATGTCATCAACATCATTGCACcctgtgtcctcatctcttcAGTCGCCATCCTCATCTACTTCCTTCCTGCCAAGGGTACCAGGAGCTGGTGGGAGGGGAGCCCTGGCCCCAGGCGGTAGCACAGGGACGAGCTGGGAGGACACAGGGTTGGGGTACTGCACATAGGACCACCTGTCCCTGGAGACCAGGGCCATTGCCCTCCTTATGGGGTGGGGGCGGTGCCCCACAGCAGAGAAATTGACATCAGCTCTGAAGACCTCTTGGTTATGGGCAGCGGGGGGCCAGAAGTGTACCGTCGCCATCAACGTGCTCCTGGCCCAgactgtcttcctcttcctcgtGGCCAAGAAGGTGCCCGAGACCTCTCAGGCAGTGCCACTAATCAGCAAGTAAGGCTGCCCCCTCACGTCTACCGCCCACCTCCCCCAACCTTGCCCAGAAGTCAGGGCAGGAAGTCCCTCCTGCCactcccacacccacctccctcaATGCCAACCCCTCACCCTAAGGGATTGGGGGTGTTGGCTGCCAAGAGTGGGGGTGCATCTAGAGATGAAGGGCCAAAGggcccagccccacctcctgcccacTCAACCCCGGCAGGTACCTCACCTTCCTCCTGGTGGTGACCATCCTCATTGTCGTGAATGCCGTGGTCGTGCTCAACGTGTCTTTGCGGTCCCCCCACACACATTCCATGGCTCGTGGGGTCCGAAAGGCaaggcccctccctgcccactccAGCGTCCTCCCGTCCAGTCCACTCACACACAtcctcctctccaccccttccccttccctacTCACCTGCCACATTCAGTGGCAAACACCCCTGTGTATATCTTGAAGCATGTGCCCCATGGATTAATATAATCCTGAGTGTTTATTATGTGGCCAGTGTATTATGCATGCAGACACGTTTGATCATCACAGATCTCCCACAAGGTGGGTTTTAGTCCCATCTCCATTTTGCAAGTGAGGaagttgaggcacagagagattcaTTAACTTACCCAAGGTTGCCTGGCGAGGAAGCAGAGGCAAGATTCCaaccaggcagtctggctccggAGTCCATGTGATCTGCAGCCGACTGGGACCCTTGTTGCAAATGCAGGTTCTCAGGCCCACCCCAGGCATTCTGGACCAGAACAGCGGGGGTGGGGTCTGGAAACCTGGGTAGCGAGTGCCTTGGTGATGCTGCCATGCACACAAGTTGGAGGACCTAGGCTCCCTGTGTCTAGCACAGAACAGTGGAGCTGAGCAGGGTCAAGCCCCTGGCCATCGTGTGCTGCCTCTGGGCCCCTAGTGGCTTGAGCCCTCCCTCCCAACCTTCCCCTTGGGCTCAGAAACCCAGCTCCATGCCAGGTCAGCTGGCTTCTAGGCGAAGCCCACCACCAAATCCTCTCTCTAGGTGTTCCTACGGCTCTTGCCCCAGCTGTTGCGGATGCACATTTGCCCACCTGCCCCAGCAGCTGTGCCTGACCCCCGGCGCCAGCTGCAGAACGGCTCCTCAGGATGGTCGCCCACAGCCGGGGAAGAggtcgctctctgcctgcctcgcagTGAACTTCTCTTCCGGCAGCGGCAGCACAATGGGCTGGTGAGGGCAGCGCTGGAGAAGCTAGgtgaggctggggttggggggtggggatgacAGTGGAGACCCTCCTCCCCAGGGACTCTGGATGGGGAGGGCTAGCTGTCAGTCAAAGGACCAGGCAAGCAGATGAGTGTTGATAAGTGtcctgggtggggagagagaagcttGGGCCCCTTGGGAGAGGCTGCCTTCTCAGACTAGTTCTTCTCTGCTCTATTCCCTGACCTTACCCTCTCTCCCACCAGAGAAAGGCCTGGAGCCAGGGCACAGCCAGGAGTGGTGCAGCAGCCTGAAGCAGGCCGCCCCCGCCATCCAGGCATGTGTGGAAGCCTGCAACCTGATTGCCCTCGCCCGACACCAGCAGAGTCACTTTGACAGTGTAAGGGGGATTCAGTACCCGGGGAGGGACGTGGAACTGAGACGAAGGCAAGATGAGTGGGGTGGCCGTGGTAGGGCGATGGGATGAGAAAATTGGAACTGGGACATTGGGGCCAGGGGACTATGGCAGAAGGCAGGTTAAGGCCTGGAAGTAGGTGAGAAGGGCCCAAGGCCATGGAGAATAGAGGCCTGCTGGATGGCCAAGGATGGCAGTGATCCAGGACAGGCTTGGTGTCACTGCTGATCATCCCACACCCCACCTTTCACCTCCAGGGGAGTGAAGAGTGGTTCTTGGTGGGCCGCGTGCTGGACCGTGTCTGCTTCTTGGCCATGCTCTCACTTTTTGTCTGTGGCACTGCTGGCATCTTCCTCATGGCCCACTATAACCAGGTGCCCACTCTGCCATTCCCTGGAGACCCCCGCTCCTACCTGCCCccacctgactgagccaaccagctaCCAGCTGCTGCTAGACACGTGGAGTCTTGTCAGCTGGGTTCTTCAGTGGCTGAGGTCATGATGGGCCCTTTGGGAAGTGCCCTGCAGGGCCATGTGGGCCAACGGCCCTGAAAAAAGCATGGGAAATAAAGAGACCGAGCTGGAGTCCTGGAGTGGCTGAAAATGGCTGTGGGCAGTGTGTGCTCTTGGGATCACTATGTGGCACTGGCTAGCTAGTCCTGGCAACCCCATCACTTCAGCAAAGCATTAGCAAgtcccatcatttctttttttttttttttaagattttatttattcatttgagagagatagagcatgagcagaggggagatagagaagcagacttcccactgagcagggggcccaacttggggctcaatcccaggacccggcggagatcacggcctgagccaaaggcagttgttcaaccgaatgagccacccaggtgccccttactccCATAATTTCTGAAGCCCTAAGGACTCTGTCTTGTATGATGTTCCCAACTAGACAAGGTCCCATCCCTCCATGCCTAGGCCTCCCTTCCTTTTTACAAGTTCCCCAAAGGTCCCTAAAGGAGGCAGGTCGAGACAGGTGCGAAATGTTCTCTTGAAAGAATGGCAGCAGCCCAGTCCAGCTGCTACTCTCCCTCCTCTGACTTCTGGGCACTATAAGCAGCCAATACTCACCTGCACCAGTGACCTTTGCATTCTATGCTTTTTTTGTCATCGATCACAAAAGATTCCATGAATTAAGAGCTCCTCAGGTCATCATGGACAAGTAAGAGTCACTATTCCCCCACATTTCAGATGGGCAAGTTGAGGCCCAGGGTAAGAAGGGCTTCCCAGAACACTGGTGGCTAAATAGTCCTGAGTCCAGAATTCCCAACCCAATTCTAGACACTAAAAGAAAGATTCCATGGCCTGGAAAACAGAcccctcttcttttctcaagGGCTGGGGCATTTGCACTGGTCCCAAAGGATGCTTAAGACAACcaagaggtaggcagaaaggctggGAGGTAACAGGGAATCACTGGGCTTTGCCTTCTGAGAGGAGACCCTGACCAGCTTCCCCTGGCCCCACTTAGGAAACGAGATGGCCAGCTGAGGTCTTACTGGAAGAGAGGAAAGGCCCTGCTTTGGGAGTACAGCTGGGGCCTGAGTCTTAGAGGTGATAAGACAACTTGAGCAACTTATTCGTGCCCcttgagcctctgtttcttcatctgtaaatgtgGGTACATTTACATTCAGTTCCTATCTACCCACATCAGAGGATCAAAGGTGCAGGTGAAAGTGACTCCCAAGTGTGAAAGTACCACGTAAAAATTGACAATGGGACATtgcggggggggggaggaggaccCCGGAAatagccccctcccccaaatacaGGGTTGCTGGCTTTGGGGCTCAACCACCAACAGGTTCACTTCATTAACTCCAGTTTATATGCGCGCTCCCCCTGTGTATTTGGAGCCGAGATTTAGATCCGGGAGGCACTTTGATGATGGTGGGCCCATCTGTGGTTCTTGTAAGCTTTTCACTAGCTTTGTCACGCGGGGTGAGTCTCTCAACTTCTCTGATTGCCTCAAAGGGCGGAGATGAGCTCTTTATCTCCTAGCGCAAGTAAGCAAAATTACAACACTACACTTACTGCGGGCGACTAGGTCTAGCGCCTGCGACTGACGATCCCGTTCCATCCGCTCGGCAACCCGAAGAGGCAGGCGCTATAATACAGTGTGGCCAGTACCCCCAAGAGGAAAGAGCCTCGGGGAGGATCGCGCAGCCTGTCTGGGGGTGGAGTCGGGATCTGTACCAAGCAGTGAGTCCAGAGCCCGCACAGTCAGCGACGCGGCTCTGCCTCTTTCTCCGAGCCGCCGCGGGAGGGGGTCGGGGCGCCCCCTCGGACACGCGACAGGAACCCGGGCAGAGCGAAGAGGCCCCGCGAACCTGCCGGCCCCCAAACACGCGCCTCAGCGCAGCCACCCAGGGCGGGCGTCCCGAGATACCCGCCCCACACAGAGGTAGGGCGCCGACGTTCCGCTGCGCCGCGCGCAGCCGGAAGTAGCCGGGCCCTAAGCTGGGGGAGACCTGGCGGAGCGGAAGTCACTCCGTGAGGCAGTGGCGACGGCGGCGGTGAGAGGATGAACAACAAGTTCGACGCGTGAGTGGCGCGTGGCCGCCCCACGGGGCCCCTTCCCCCAACCGTTCCCCGCGCCCGCCCGCCAGCGGGGCTGGGCGGCGGCAAAACTCCTCGGCGCCGTCCTCCCTCCCGGGCTTGGGCTGCGGGCCTCCCCGGCCCAGGCGGCCGGCGGGGAAgaagagggggctggggaggcgtGATGAGGGGGTCCCAGAGACGCCGGGGTCGTACGGACCGACGGCGAAGCGCGGGGTCCGGGGGAGGAGGTGGCCGTGACGCCCGGAAGCAGCTTTTTGGACGCCCCGCCCCGGTGGGTGCGGGTGGCCGGCAGCGTGGAGGGGCGGAGACCGCGGCGGTTTGGGTGTTTCCGCAGCCTGGCTGCCCTGCCTCTGAAGCCGGCTTTCCACGCACGCTCTCCAGCCTGGGCAGGTCACCACGCCTCTCTGAgtcagtgttctcatctgcagAGTGGGGACGGTAACTGCCCGGGTCCGAGAGTTGGGAAGGTGCAGTGAGACGATGTGGCTGTTGCGCCTAGAGGCTGCTCTCAGTTACGAAATGCCCCTCGTCTTCCTCAGCCTCCTTCctacttcctttctcctccctcttttcctttccaacaCACTCACGGGGAGCTGCTCGTTTTCTTGCCCAGCGGGCACACTTGACGTTGCCCCCGTCTCTACTTCCGTGTCTACCCAATTGGTTCCTAGTTCAGCATCAATTGGAAATGCAGAAAAGAGAGTATTTCCCTCTAGCGATTGTATCTTGAGGTAGTTTATGTTCTTATCTCTCTTCTAATAATCTGGTAAATCTGATCTCCAAAGACCTGGATTTCCAGGCCCAGACCCACCAGTTTCCCAGTTATTTGACAGTAGAAGAGTTACCCAGCCATTGTTATCTAAGGCACATTAGTGGTTAGTGCCCTGCTGCTGCACGGCATGTGATAAAGATCAAATCACATTCAGCAGTGCCTAAAGGTACTTTGTGAACTGCTCATAGTGAGGAAGAAATGTAAAGTGGCATCACTGTTTAGGCTGTGACCGTCTGCTAATGGCAAGTTGGGATTTTTCCAGTACAAGGAATGCTGGTTTGCAAATTCAGGAGTCCTGGGTTTCAGCACTCTAGGCAGCTCCTCAGGAATGTTTCCTAGTCGCTGAGAAGTCTCTGGGGGCTTGGAAAAAGTCTGCTGCCTAGCTGAGCCCATCTCAGTAGGAACAGccacactccccctcccccttttgtaCCCCTCATCTTAAATCTCTGCGGCACCAAGTTCCAGATCTAAGTCCTCCCTCAGTGAAGCTTTCTGCAAACCCTGTTCCTCCGCTGAATCAAACAAATCAGAATTTCATCTTAGGAAAACACTTTATGGGTCATCTAGTCCAGTCCTGCCCAAATCATTTAGCAGTCTGCAGTAACCTAATTTAAGAATGGTAGTAATGGCTTCCATAGGCATCTTGCTAGGTACTTTTCACGTATTATTTCTACTCCTAACAACCCTGCTAAGGGGGTCGTGTTACCTCCTTCTACAGATAGGAAAATGAAGCCCCTTGAGGTTGGGTAACTTGTCCACAAAAACAGGAAGCCCATGTGGCAGAATTCAAATGCAGGTGTGTTGTTTAACCTAGGTTCAAGTACCTCTTGACAAAAATTAACCTGGatcatttttaattagtttaattatTAGCTATTCCTTATACCGAGTTGGAATTTTTTAACATCTCCTAGCTATGCAGGAGAAAACCaaagcatttcatttatttgaaattagcAATTAGAGACCACACTCCTGCCCCAGGCTTTgaagtttatttctttgagtaatctctacacccgtcATGGGACTTGAAACCACAGCCCCAAGCCCAgagctcctctgactgagccagcccggttCCCCAAAAATCTGCAGTTTTTAGACCATTGTTACATTTTGGCTTCTATACTCTAAACCACATGGTTCCTAAGGACTGGTGCCAGTTTGCCAGCATCATAAAAGTCCAGTGCCTGGAGCTGGGTACTGTAGTCTAGTCTGATGAGCTCAAGTTAAAGAAGAGCTCTAACTTACTCTACTCTGTGGGCATGACTTCGACCTAGGAATATAATTACACCCTACCTCCCACATCTGTCAAGTCAGTTAATGCCCCTGTCATTGATCCTGTTGACATGATGTAAAACCTAAGATGCTTTCACTGTTCTGCAGTCCCAGACTGATTAATTTTCAGCTCTAGATGCCATACTCCATTTTGTCACTATTCTCTCTCTGCTAGCTTTTGGcccttttttaaagtattgtccAAGCCACCTGTTTGGCACTCATCCTATTTATTCTGCCTTGtattgctttgattttattttattttttaagttttaacttaattgagagagagtgtgtgcacacaagcaggggggttgggcagaggggagaggaggaagcagactcccctctgagcagtgatcctggtgtggggctccatcccaggatcctgagatcatgacctgagccaaaggcagacacttaagtaactgagccacccaggtgcccctattgttttgattttagaaatGTATTCGTTAAACATGTTTGTTGTCTGCCTCTGACTGATGCTGGACATGTAAAGATGAATAGACCAAGTTCGTATCCACAAGCGTCTAGTTAGTATGAGGACAAACCTGGGCAGAAGTTTGATGAGCTGACTTAGAGCCACTCAGTCTGGATAGCCTTAGAGATGCTAATTGCCCTCCTGAGTCTGTGGAGCACTGATTTTTAGTCCTGATTGTATCTTGGCTCAAATCCAGCTTTAGGCTGGGAAGAGTAGCCTCTGGAACATAGGGTGCAAGTGATTTGCCTTAAGTATGGGCTTCGAGGGCAGGGTAGTTGGCTAGCTCCACTCTCAAATAACACAAGATGAAGGTCCGTAGGATTTCCTTTTACCATCTCTGAAGGGAATCAGGAAGTGTGGTCCAGGGATCTCAGTGGCACTGTTTCTTCtcagatataattatttttgctattctttttctctttccttgttgTGATTAGCAGCAGAGAAAGGAACTTAGCCCCAAGGAACTTAGTAGCTCCAACTTTTCTTGGGACTAATAAACTGCCCCTCTTCAAAATTTAAAGGGAAGGGACCCCAGAGGATATAGTGAAGGCTAAGAGGTAAGAAGAGAGGGAAATGGCTTGAGTCCTGAGGTGTGCCCCAAAGAT
Above is a genomic segment from Lutra lutra chromosome 3, mLutLut1.2, whole genome shotgun sequence containing:
- the CHRNG gene encoding acetylcholine receptor subunit gamma isoform X2; the encoded protein is MLRGPGLLFFLLLLAVCLGAEGRNQEERLLGDLMHSYNPHLRPAERDSDVVNVSLKLTLTNLISLNEREEALTTNVWIEMWCDYRLRWDPQDYEGLWVLRVPSTMVWRPDIVLENNPAARPVHSVDGVFEVALYCNVLVSPDGCVYWLPPAIFRSSCPVSVTYFPFDWQNCSLVFQSQTYSTNEINLQLSQEDGQTIEWIFIDPEAFTENGEWAIRHRPAKMLLDVEAPEEEAGHQKVVFYLLIQRKPLFYVINIIAPCVLISSVAILIYFLPAKAGGQKCTVAINVLLAQTVFLFLVAKKVPETSQAVPLISKYLTFLLVVTILIVVNAVVVLNVSLRSPHTHSMARGVRKVFLRLLPQLLRMHICPPAPAAVPDPRRQLQNGSSGWSPTAGEEVALCLPRSELLFRQRQHNGLVRAALEKLEKGLEPGHSQEWCSSLKQAAPAIQACVEACNLIALARHQQSHFDSGSEEWFLVGRVLDRVCFLAMLSLFVCGTAGIFLMAHYNQVPTLPFPGDPRSYLPPPD
- the CHRNG gene encoding acetylcholine receptor subunit gamma isoform X4, which translates into the protein MLRGPGLLFFLLLLAVCLGAEGRNQEERLLGDLMHSYNPHLRPAERDSDVVNVSLKLTLTNLISLNEREEALTTNVWIEMWCDYRLRWDPQDYEGLWVLRVPSTMVWRPDIVLENNVDGVFEVALYCNVLVSPDGCVYWLPPAIFRSSCPVSVTYFPFDWQNCSLVFQSQTYSTNEINLQLSQEDGQTIEWIFIDPEAFTENGEWAIRHRPAKMLLDVEAPEEEAGHQKVVFYLLIQRKPLFYVINIIAPCVLISSVAILIYFLPAKAGGQKCTVAINVLLAQTVFLFLVAKKVPETSQAVPLISKYLTFLLVVTILIVVNAVVVLNVSLRSPHTHSMARGVRKVFLRLLPQLLRMHICPPAPAAVPDPRRQLQNGSSGWSPTAGEEVALCLPRSELLFRQRQHNGLVRAALEKLEKGLEPGHSQEWCSSLKQAAPAIQACVEACNLIALARHQQSHFDSGSEEWFLVGRVLDRVCFLAMLSLFVCGTAGIFLMAHYNQVPTLPFPGDPRSYLPPPD
- the CHRNG gene encoding acetylcholine receptor subunit gamma isoform X3, whose translation is MLRGPGLLFFLLLLAVCLGAEGRNQEERLLGDLMHSYNPHLRPAERDSDVVNVSLKLTLTNLISLNEREEALTTNVWIEMQWCDYRLRWDPQDYEGLWVLRVPSTMVWRPDIVLENNVDGVFEVALYCNVLVSPDGCVYWLPPAIFRSSCPVSVTYFPFDWQNCSLVFQSQTYSTNEINLQLSQEDGQTIEWIFIDPEAFTENGEWAIRHRPAKMLLDVEAPEEEAGHQKVVFYLLIQRKPLFYVINIIAPCVLISSVAILIYFLPAKAGGQKCTVAINVLLAQTVFLFLVAKKVPETSQAVPLISKYLTFLLVVTILIVVNAVVVLNVSLRSPHTHSMARGVRKVFLRLLPQLLRMHICPPAPAAVPDPRRQLQNGSSGWSPTAGEEVALCLPRSELLFRQRQHNGLVRAALEKLEKGLEPGHSQEWCSSLKQAAPAIQACVEACNLIALARHQQSHFDSGSEEWFLVGRVLDRVCFLAMLSLFVCGTAGIFLMAHYNQVPTLPFPGDPRSYLPPPD
- the CHRNG gene encoding acetylcholine receptor subunit gamma isoform X1, with translation MLRGPGLLFFLLLLAVCLGAEGRNQEERLLGDLMHSYNPHLRPAERDSDVVNVSLKLTLTNLISLNEREEALTTNVWIEMQWCDYRLRWDPQDYEGLWVLRVPSTMVWRPDIVLENNPAARPVHSVDGVFEVALYCNVLVSPDGCVYWLPPAIFRSSCPVSVTYFPFDWQNCSLVFQSQTYSTNEINLQLSQEDGQTIEWIFIDPEAFTENGEWAIRHRPAKMLLDVEAPEEEAGHQKVVFYLLIQRKPLFYVINIIAPCVLISSVAILIYFLPAKAGGQKCTVAINVLLAQTVFLFLVAKKVPETSQAVPLISKYLTFLLVVTILIVVNAVVVLNVSLRSPHTHSMARGVRKVFLRLLPQLLRMHICPPAPAAVPDPRRQLQNGSSGWSPTAGEEVALCLPRSELLFRQRQHNGLVRAALEKLEKGLEPGHSQEWCSSLKQAAPAIQACVEACNLIALARHQQSHFDSGSEEWFLVGRVLDRVCFLAMLSLFVCGTAGIFLMAHYNQVPTLPFPGDPRSYLPPPD